A region of Plasmodium falciparum 3D7 genome assembly, chromosome: 12 DNA encodes the following proteins:
- a CDS encoding mitochondrial ribosomal protein L23 precursor, putative, with the protein MFLSFVRYTPPKTPRNVFFPWHTFCIHKSGSFLEKNRLALRVPINLTKFEIREYLRKIYNAKVIKVNTLIKIPERRRNLTDHRFNYYRNGPRYKKAIITLEHEVPDSVKMIQSCKNIGRNPYITKKNITYGVRSDVKIRPTRSQLWHMGECRYSWRLPLTNLLSDYNMNLNPDLRIDDEFVQLTPDPTKPFMHSGISSETIKPNNVPKQTFPHIDLTPWRRQVKKIYDSGTLAPPESFPVTYNGKETIEYSSENKNIKKSSSSKWKPPS; encoded by the exons atgTTTTTGAGCTTTGTTCGATATACTCCTCCTAAAACGCCAAGAAATGTATTTTTTCCATGGCATACATTTTGTATACATAAGTCAGGTAGTTTCTTAGAAAAGAACCGATTGGCTTTAAGAGTTCCTATAAATTTGACAAAATTTGAAATACGAgaatatttaagaaaaatatataatgcaaAAGTAATTAAGGTGAATACATTAATTAAGATACCTGAACGACGACGTAATTTAACAGATCATagatttaattattataggAATGGACcaagatataaaaaagctATTATTACATTAGAACATGAAGTACCGGATAGTGTTAAAATGATACAgtcatgtaaaaatataggTAGAAATccatatataacaaaaaaaaatattacatatggGGTTAGAAGTGATGTTAAAATTAGACCAACACGATCTCAACTTTGGCATATGGGAGAATGCAGATATTCATGGAGATTACCTTTAACAAATTTATTATCTGActataatatgaatttaaATCCAGATTTAAGAATTGATGATGAGTTTGTTCAATTAACACCTGACCCTACGAAACCTTTTATGCATTCAGGAATTTCATCTGAAACAATTAAACCCAATAATGTTCCCAAGCAAACATTTCCTCAt ATCGATTTAACCCCTTGGAGAAGacaagtaaaaaaaatttacgaCTCAGGTACTTTGGCCCCTCCAGAATCTTTTCCAGTTACTTATAACGGAAAAGAAACAATTGAATATTCaagtgaaaataaaaatatcaaaaaatcGTCAAGCAGTAAATGGAAACCACCttcataa